The Nocardioides sp. S-1144 genome includes a region encoding these proteins:
- a CDS encoding Ppx/GppA family phosphatase, translated as MRLGVLDIGSNTGHLLVVDAHGGAAPLPAYSYKQPLRLAEHLDGDGAVTRTGIDLLTTFTAEAIGVADDKGCEDMLSFATSAVRDSVNSDDVLAHVRDRTGVDIKVLSGEDEARLTFLAVRRWFGWSAGRLAVFDIGGGSLEIASGGDERPDVAWSLPLGAARLARTHFAERPDEDALKSIRKTIRAEIARDAGNLLRTGRPHKAAATSKTFRSLGRICGAAPSAEGSLVPRTLPLAALRTWIPKLVAMTPQELADLPGVSPSRTHQIVAGALVAEACMDIFDLAELEVCPWALREGVILERIDRFSVV; from the coding sequence GCTGCCGGCCTACTCCTACAAGCAACCGCTGCGGCTCGCCGAGCACCTCGACGGCGACGGCGCGGTGACCCGGACCGGGATCGACCTGCTCACGACGTTCACGGCCGAGGCCATCGGGGTGGCCGACGACAAGGGGTGCGAGGACATGCTGTCCTTCGCGACCTCCGCGGTGCGCGACAGCGTCAACAGCGACGACGTCCTGGCCCACGTGCGCGACCGGACCGGCGTCGACATCAAGGTGCTCTCCGGTGAGGACGAGGCGCGGCTGACGTTCCTCGCCGTGCGCCGGTGGTTCGGGTGGTCGGCCGGACGGCTCGCCGTCTTCGACATCGGCGGCGGCTCCCTCGAGATCGCCTCCGGCGGCGACGAGCGCCCGGACGTCGCCTGGTCGCTCCCGCTCGGCGCGGCCCGGCTGGCCCGCACCCACTTCGCCGAGCGGCCCGACGAGGACGCGCTGAAGTCGATCCGCAAGACGATCCGTGCCGAGATCGCCCGCGACGCCGGCAACCTGCTGCGCACCGGCCGGCCGCACAAGGCGGCCGCGACGTCCAAGACCTTCCGGTCCCTGGGCCGCATCTGCGGCGCCGCCCCGTCGGCCGAGGGCAGCCTCGTGCCCCGCACCCTGCCGCTGGCCGCCCTGCGCACCTGGATCCCCAAGCTCGTGGCGATGACGCCCCAGGAGCTGGCCGACCTGCCCGGCGTCTCGCCGAGCCGCACCCACCAGATCGTCGCCGGCGCGCTCGTCGCCGAGGCGTGCATGGACATCTTCGACCTCGCCGAGCTCGAGGTCTGCCCGTGGGCGCTGCGCGAGGGCGTCATCCTGGAGCGCATCGACCGCTTCAGCGTCGTCTGA
- a CDS encoding sugar phosphate isomerase/epimerase family protein, with protein sequence MTRIGLSSSSVYPESTAHAFTYAASLGYDAVEVMVGIDALSQQTSAVAQLAEHHGIPVCAVHAPCLLFTQRVWGTEPWGKLQRSAEMAAAVGAEVVVVHPPFRWQKEYARDFVDGIAALENSTGIRFAVENMYPWRATRKRGAEMYLPGWDPSEEPYENTTIDLSHAAIAGSDVVEMAERLGDRLRHVHLTDGSGSAKDEHLVPGRGAMGAARFLRHVASSGFEGDVVVEINTRRCSTREEREADLRESLEFAREHLVVATPDAGS encoded by the coding sequence GTGACCCGCATCGGACTCTCGTCGTCCTCGGTGTACCCCGAGTCGACCGCGCACGCCTTCACCTACGCCGCCTCGCTCGGGTACGACGCCGTCGAGGTGATGGTGGGCATCGACGCGCTCAGCCAGCAGACCTCGGCGGTCGCGCAGCTCGCCGAGCACCACGGGATCCCGGTCTGTGCCGTGCACGCGCCGTGCCTGCTGTTCACCCAGCGGGTCTGGGGCACCGAGCCGTGGGGCAAGCTGCAGCGCTCGGCCGAGATGGCCGCGGCGGTCGGCGCCGAGGTGGTGGTCGTGCACCCCCCGTTCCGCTGGCAGAAGGAGTACGCCCGCGACTTCGTCGACGGCATCGCTGCCCTCGAGAACTCCACCGGGATCCGGTTCGCCGTCGAGAACATGTACCCGTGGCGGGCGACGAGGAAGCGCGGCGCCGAGATGTACCTGCCCGGCTGGGACCCCTCCGAGGAGCCCTACGAGAACACCACGATCGACCTGTCGCACGCGGCGATCGCGGGCTCGGACGTCGTCGAGATGGCCGAGCGCCTCGGGGACCGGCTGCGGCACGTGCACCTCACCGACGGCAGCGGCTCGGCCAAGGACGAGCACCTGGTGCCCGGCCGCGGCGCGATGGGCGCGGCCCGCTTCCTGCGCCACGTCGCCTCCTCCGGGTTCGAGGGCGACGTCGTGGTCGAGATCAACACCCGTCGCTGCTCGACCCGGGAGGAGCGCGAGGCGGACCTGCGCGAGTCGCTGGAGTTCGCGCGCGAGCACCTCGTCGTCGCGACGCCGGACGCCGGGTCGTAG
- a CDS encoding response regulator transcription factor, giving the protein MARPRVAAGGRTVTGAVRVLLVDDQTLVRAGFRALLDSEPDIEVVGEAVDGEQAVALALATTPDVVLMDIRMPRVDGLQATARITGDARLRGTRVVVLTTFELDEYVFGALRAGASGFLLKDIEPVALIDAVRLVHDGQALLAPQVTRRLIEAYVATGVPEPVPAPAPDTSRLADLTPREREVLALVGRGLSNHEIAAHLVLSPLTAKTHVSRLFTKLGARDRAQLVVTAYETGILDA; this is encoded by the coding sequence GTGGCGCGTCCGCGCGTCGCTGCCGGCGGGCGCACCGTGACCGGCGCCGTCCGGGTGCTGCTCGTCGACGACCAGACGCTGGTGCGCGCCGGGTTCCGTGCCCTGCTCGACTCCGAGCCCGACATCGAGGTCGTCGGGGAGGCCGTCGACGGCGAGCAGGCCGTGGCGCTCGCCCTCGCCACGACGCCGGACGTCGTGCTGATGGACATCAGGATGCCGCGGGTCGACGGGCTCCAGGCCACGGCCCGGATCACCGGCGACGCGCGCCTGCGCGGCACCCGGGTCGTCGTCCTGACGACGTTCGAGCTCGACGAGTACGTGTTCGGGGCGCTGCGGGCCGGCGCGTCGGGGTTCCTGCTCAAGGACATCGAGCCGGTGGCGCTGATCGACGCCGTTCGCCTGGTGCACGACGGTCAGGCGCTGCTCGCGCCGCAGGTCACGCGGCGTCTGATCGAGGCCTACGTGGCGACCGGCGTCCCGGAACCGGTACCCGCACCGGCTCCGGACACCTCGCGCCTGGCCGACCTCACGCCCCGGGAGCGAGAGGTCCTCGCCCTGGTCGGGCGAGGCCTCTCGAACCACGAGATCGCCGCGCACCTGGTGCTGTCGCCGCTGACGGCGAAGACCCACGTGTCACGGCTGTTCACCAAGCTGGGCGCGCGCGACCGCGCCCAGCTCGTGGTGACCGCCTACGAGACGGGGATCCTCGACGCGTGA
- a CDS encoding sensor histidine kinase — MTRLPPLPPRVLDVVAAAACVAAMSVELARSTKSEPSVPGVVAIVLASLPVLLRRDRPVPAMVAAVVALVAVTSTSDIYQTIPAPAMVCGYAVADRLGRRAALWTGVLTAPAVVAILLTYSPHPLLGWDTAKNLGLVALPLALGVAAHDRRCYTAVLVERAESAERSREEEAQRRVGEERLRIARDVHDVVAHAMVAINVQAGVGAHLLERDPERARAALRDIKRVSGEALGDLRAMLGLLRDDDHDSPVRPVQGLAEIDDLRDGLDSAGVDLDVRIDPEVTHVPASVGATGYRIVQEALTNVMRHAGPTAARVHVSRTGDVVLIEVEDDGGAAPAALDGTGSGNGLRGMHERAAAVGGTLEAGPRDEGGWRVRASLPAGAP, encoded by the coding sequence GTGACCCGCCTCCCGCCGCTGCCGCCACGCGTCCTGGACGTCGTGGCGGCAGCGGCGTGCGTGGCCGCGATGAGCGTCGAGCTCGCCCGCAGCACGAAGTCCGAGCCGAGCGTCCCGGGCGTCGTGGCGATCGTGCTGGCGTCGCTGCCGGTGCTCCTGCGCCGCGACCGACCGGTGCCGGCGATGGTCGCCGCGGTGGTCGCGCTCGTCGCGGTCACCAGCACCTCCGACATCTACCAGACGATCCCGGCCCCGGCGATGGTCTGCGGCTACGCCGTCGCCGACCGCCTGGGGCGGCGCGCCGCCCTGTGGACCGGCGTCCTCACCGCCCCGGCGGTGGTCGCGATCCTGCTCACCTACAGCCCGCACCCGCTCCTGGGCTGGGACACCGCGAAGAACCTGGGCCTGGTCGCGCTCCCGCTCGCGCTCGGCGTCGCCGCCCACGACCGCCGGTGCTACACCGCCGTCCTGGTCGAGCGCGCCGAGTCGGCCGAGCGCAGCCGCGAGGAGGAGGCGCAGCGCCGGGTCGGCGAGGAGCGGCTGCGGATCGCGCGCGACGTCCACGACGTCGTGGCGCACGCGATGGTGGCGATCAACGTGCAGGCCGGTGTGGGGGCCCACCTCCTCGAGCGCGACCCCGAGCGGGCCCGCGCCGCGCTGCGCGACATCAAGCGGGTCAGCGGTGAGGCGCTCGGCGACCTGCGCGCCATGCTGGGGCTGCTCCGCGACGACGACCACGACAGCCCCGTCCGTCCGGTGCAGGGCCTGGCGGAGATCGACGACCTGCGCGACGGGCTCGACTCGGCCGGCGTCGACCTCGACGTCCGGATCGACCCGGAGGTCACCCACGTCCCGGCGAGCGTGGGGGCGACCGGCTACCGGATCGTGCAGGAGGCGCTGACCAACGTGATGCGCCACGCCGGCCCGACGGCCGCGCGGGTCCACGTCAGCCGCACCGGCGACGTCGTCCTCATCGAGGTAGAGGACGACGGCGGCGCGGCCCCGGCCGCCCTCGACGGCACCGGCTCGGGCAACGGGCTGCGCGGCATGCACGAGCGGGCGGCCGCCGTCGGCGGCACCCTCGAGGCGGGCCCGCGGGACGAGGGCGGGTGGCGCGTCCGCGCGTCGCTGCCGGCGGGCGCACCGTGA
- a CDS encoding MMPL family transporter, with product MDTTTPPRPDASPGRTRSRLTRLLHTHPRRSLLAVLLFLVVAGVLGGPVAGTLDSDGGFAPADSDSALAVERLEEASGRSPSAGIVALVDTGTPTGTPDDVEAAARTLAGLDGVAEALPAGASRDGTSALVVAVLDATADEEAVAEAALAAFEDDDAVTLGGPAVTGLQIGERVGEDLGRAELLAFPVLVLLSLLFFGGRAAVLPLVVGATTVLGTFLALAGVNQVYGLSVFALNLVIGLGLGLAIDYTLFLLSRYREELDRQGPGLGAVLTTMRTAGRTVVYSAATVAVALATLTVFPMGFLKSMGLAGAVVAVVAAAAALVVSPAIFGLWGPKLARRRRGAAAGSSEGRWYRLSHAVMARPGAVAAVTAVVMVVLAAPALRAEWTPVDSSAVPTDLSARTVADTLENEYDGAGTTPVLAAVRADGADEAASFAGAASQLPGVLTPAEAVEVGPGTWQVDLTVDGDPEGDAAQRVVAEVRGLAGDTGTDVLVGGPAAEFVDQQAAIGDALPLAAGLLVLLTVLVLWLMTGSVVLPVKAVVMNTLTAGVALGALTFVYQDGRLTGLLGYTPNGGVEPTNFLVAAAVVFALSTDYGVFLLGRIKEARESGLTEREAVATGLGRTGSVVTAAAILLAVAIGAFSTSSISFIQQIGMATAVGVLVDAFVVRSFLVPALMGLLGKWNWWSPMPLRRLHDRIGLSEGEPVPVELVRVLAGTP from the coding sequence ATGGACACCACCACCCCACCCCGGCCCGACGCGTCGCCCGGCCGCACCCGCTCCCGCCTGACGCGGCTCCTGCACACCCACCCCCGACGGTCCCTGCTGGCCGTCCTCCTCTTCCTGGTCGTCGCCGGCGTGCTCGGCGGCCCGGTCGCCGGGACGCTGGACTCGGACGGCGGCTTCGCCCCGGCCGACTCCGACTCCGCGCTCGCCGTCGAGCGGCTCGAGGAGGCCTCCGGACGGTCGCCGTCCGCCGGCATCGTCGCCCTCGTCGACACCGGCACCCCCACCGGCACGCCGGACGACGTCGAGGCAGCCGCCCGCACCCTGGCCGGCCTCGACGGCGTCGCCGAGGCGCTGCCGGCCGGGGCGTCGCGCGACGGCACGTCGGCGCTGGTCGTCGCCGTGCTCGACGCGACCGCCGACGAGGAGGCCGTCGCCGAGGCCGCGCTCGCGGCGTTCGAGGACGACGACGCGGTGACGCTGGGCGGCCCGGCCGTGACCGGACTCCAGATCGGCGAGCGGGTGGGCGAGGACCTCGGCCGCGCCGAGCTGCTGGCCTTCCCGGTCCTGGTGCTGCTGTCGCTGCTGTTCTTCGGTGGCCGGGCCGCCGTGCTGCCCCTGGTGGTGGGGGCGACCACCGTGCTCGGCACCTTCCTCGCGCTGGCCGGCGTCAACCAGGTCTACGGGCTGAGCGTCTTCGCCCTCAACCTCGTCATCGGCCTCGGGCTCGGCCTGGCCATCGACTACACGCTGTTCCTGCTCAGCCGCTACCGCGAGGAGCTCGACCGGCAGGGCCCGGGCCTCGGCGCGGTGCTGACGACGATGCGCACGGCCGGGCGCACCGTCGTCTACTCCGCCGCCACCGTGGCGGTCGCCCTCGCGACGCTCACCGTCTTCCCGATGGGCTTCCTGAAGTCGATGGGCCTGGCCGGTGCCGTCGTCGCCGTGGTCGCCGCCGCGGCCGCCCTGGTCGTCTCCCCCGCGATCTTCGGGCTGTGGGGCCCGAAGCTGGCCCGCCGGCGCCGCGGCGCCGCCGCCGGCTCGTCGGAGGGCCGCTGGTACCGCCTCTCGCACGCCGTGATGGCCCGGCCGGGCGCGGTCGCGGCCGTCACCGCCGTCGTCATGGTCGTGCTCGCGGCGCCCGCGCTGCGGGCCGAGTGGACACCGGTCGACAGCAGCGCCGTGCCGACCGACCTGAGCGCGCGCACCGTCGCCGACACCCTCGAGAACGAGTACGACGGCGCCGGCACCACCCCCGTGCTGGCCGCCGTCCGGGCCGACGGGGCCGACGAGGCCGCGTCGTTCGCCGGCGCCGCGTCGCAGCTGCCCGGCGTCCTCACCCCGGCCGAGGCCGTCGAGGTCGGGCCGGGCACCTGGCAGGTCGACCTCACCGTCGACGGCGACCCCGAGGGCGACGCCGCCCAGCGGGTCGTCGCCGAGGTGCGGGGGCTCGCCGGCGACACGGGCACCGACGTCCTGGTCGGCGGTCCGGCCGCGGAGTTCGTCGACCAGCAGGCCGCGATCGGCGACGCCCTGCCGCTGGCCGCGGGGCTGCTCGTGCTCCTCACCGTCCTGGTGCTCTGGCTGATGACCGGTTCGGTCGTGCTGCCGGTCAAGGCCGTGGTGATGAACACCCTCACCGCCGGGGTCGCCCTCGGCGCGCTCACCTTCGTCTACCAGGACGGCCGGCTCACCGGGCTGCTCGGCTACACGCCGAACGGCGGCGTCGAGCCCACCAACTTCCTGGTGGCCGCGGCCGTTGTCTTCGCCCTGTCGACCGACTACGGCGTCTTCCTGCTCGGCCGGATCAAGGAGGCCCGGGAGTCGGGGCTCACCGAGCGCGAGGCCGTCGCGACCGGGCTGGGCCGCACCGGGAGCGTCGTCACCGCCGCCGCCATCCTGCTCGCGGTCGCGATCGGGGCGTTCAGCACCAGCTCGATCTCCTTCATCCAGCAGATCGGGATGGCGACCGCGGTCGGCGTCCTGGTCGACGCCTTCGTCGTCCGCTCGTTCCTGGTGCCGGCCCTGATGGGCCTGCTCGGCAAGTGGAACTGGTGGTCGCCGATGCCGCTGCGCCGCCTGCACGACCGGATCGGCCTCTCCGAGGGCGAGCCGGTGCCCGTGGAACTGGTCCGGGTCCTGGCAGGTACTCCCTGA
- a CDS encoding proline dehydrogenase family protein has protein sequence MSLLRQPILLLSRSSGVKKVVSTLPVTSGIVTGYVPGETTDAVVEAAATLVDDGLAVTLDFLGEDTLDVARADATVAAYVEVLQALAQRGLARHAEVSVKLSAIGQALPDVGDRVALENARVICRAARNAGTTVTLDMEDHTTTDRTLAVLRDLRKDFPETGAVLQAYLHRTEADCRSLAHEGSRVRLCKGAYNEPEDVAFTDRIDVDKSYVRCLKVLLAGEGYPMIATHDPRMIAIAGSLASRYGRPQGSYEFQMLYGIRPDEQRRLAGSGERVRVYVPYGGEWYGYLVRRLAERPQNLTFFLRSLISKK, from the coding sequence ATGTCCCTGCTCCGCCAGCCGATCCTGCTCCTCTCCCGCAGCAGCGGGGTCAAGAAGGTCGTCAGCACGCTCCCGGTCACGTCCGGGATCGTCACCGGCTACGTCCCGGGCGAGACGACCGACGCGGTCGTCGAGGCCGCCGCGACGCTCGTCGACGACGGGCTGGCCGTGACCCTCGACTTCCTCGGCGAGGACACCCTCGACGTCGCCCGGGCCGACGCCACCGTGGCGGCCTACGTCGAGGTGCTCCAGGCGCTCGCCCAGCGCGGGCTGGCGCGGCACGCGGAGGTCTCGGTCAAGCTCTCCGCGATCGGTCAGGCGCTGCCCGACGTCGGCGACCGGGTCGCCCTCGAGAACGCCCGCGTGATCTGCCGGGCCGCCCGCAACGCCGGCACGACGGTCACCCTCGACATGGAGGACCACACCACGACCGACCGGACCCTCGCCGTCCTGCGCGACCTGCGCAAGGACTTCCCCGAGACCGGCGCCGTCCTCCAGGCCTACCTGCACCGCACCGAGGCCGACTGCCGCTCGCTGGCGCACGAGGGGTCGCGGGTGCGGCTGTGCAAGGGCGCCTACAACGAGCCCGAGGACGTCGCCTTCACCGACCGTATCGACGTCGACAAGTCCTACGTGCGGTGCCTCAAGGTCCTGCTCGCGGGCGAGGGCTACCCGATGATCGCGACCCACGACCCACGGATGATCGCGATCGCCGGGTCGCTCGCCAGCCGCTACGGCCGGCCGCAGGGCAGCTACGAGTTCCAGATGCTCTACGGCATCCGTCCCGACGAGCAGCGCCGGCTCGCGGGCTCGGGGGAGCGGGTGCGCGTCTACGTGCCCTACGGCGGGGAGTGGTACGGCTACCTCGTGCGCCGCCTCGCCGAGCGCCCCCAGAACCTGACCTTCTTCCTCCGGTCGCTGATCTCGAAGAAGTGA
- the proC gene encoding pyrroline-5-carboxylate reductase, with the protein MSESNATAIIGAGVMGETLLSGLVRAGRRVDRLMVGEKRAERARELEERYGVAVVSNVDAAARADTVALVVKPQDMGDVLAEIAPSLRAGQLLVSLAAGITTSFIESRVPDGVAVVRVMPNTPALVDEGMSAISPGSHCSEAQLAEAEALLDSVGRVLRIPERQQDAVTAISGSGPAYIFFVVESMIEAGVHLGLPRATASELVIQTLVGSAKMLRETGTHPTVLREQVTSPGGTTASALRELEIHRVRAAFLAAMEAARNRSRELAEGTP; encoded by the coding sequence ATGAGCGAGAGCAACGCGACGGCCATCATCGGCGCCGGCGTCATGGGCGAGACCCTCCTGTCCGGCCTGGTCCGTGCCGGGCGCCGCGTCGACCGGCTGATGGTGGGGGAGAAGCGGGCCGAGCGGGCCCGCGAGCTCGAGGAGCGCTACGGCGTCGCCGTCGTCTCCAACGTCGACGCCGCCGCGCGCGCCGACACCGTCGCGCTCGTCGTCAAGCCGCAGGACATGGGCGACGTCCTCGCCGAGATCGCGCCGTCGCTGCGCGCCGGGCAGCTGCTCGTGTCGCTGGCCGCGGGCATCACCACCTCCTTCATCGAGTCGCGGGTGCCCGACGGTGTCGCCGTCGTCCGGGTGATGCCCAACACGCCGGCCCTGGTCGACGAGGGCATGTCGGCGATCTCGCCCGGCTCGCACTGCTCCGAGGCGCAGCTCGCCGAGGCCGAGGCGCTGCTCGACTCGGTCGGCCGGGTGCTGCGGATCCCCGAGCGCCAGCAGGACGCCGTCACCGCGATCTCCGGGTCGGGCCCGGCCTACATCTTCTTCGTCGTCGAGTCGATGATCGAGGCCGGCGTCCACCTCGGGCTGCCCCGCGCGACCGCCAGCGAGCTGGTGATCCAGACCCTGGTGGGCTCGGCCAAGATGCTCCGCGAGACCGGCACCCACCCGACCGTGCTGCGCGAGCAGGTCACCTCGCCCGGCGGCACGACCGCCTCGGCGCTGCGCGAGCTGGAGATCCACAGGGTGCGCGCGGCGTTCCTGGCCGCCATGGAGGCCGCCCGCAACCGCTCGCGCGAGCTGGCCGAGGGCACGCCGTGA
- a CDS encoding haloalkane dehalogenase, which translates to MDAFRTPEDRFAAVDWPEPAYAEVGDGLRMAYVDTGSPGDLAAPVALLLHGEPTWGYLYRHVVAELDAVGVRCVVPDLIGFGRSDKPLAVADHSYARHVEWVRRLVVDHLALTDVTLVGQDWGGLIGLRLVAEHPDRFARVVAANTGLPTGDVDMPEVWWQFRRAVESAPTLDVGRLVASGCRHGLADADRAAYDAPFPDEASKAGPRAMPLLVPTRPDDPATEANRAAWRSLGEWDRPFLVAFSDSDPITGAMAPILRGHVPGAALLDHPTLLDAGHFLQEDAGNELGRVVAAFMA; encoded by the coding sequence ATGGACGCCTTCCGCACGCCCGAGGACCGCTTCGCCGCCGTCGACTGGCCCGAGCCGGCCTACGCCGAGGTCGGCGACGGGCTGCGGATGGCCTACGTCGACACCGGCAGCCCCGGCGACCTCGCGGCGCCGGTGGCGCTGCTGCTGCACGGTGAGCCGACGTGGGGCTACCTCTACCGGCACGTCGTCGCCGAGCTCGACGCCGTGGGCGTGCGGTGCGTCGTGCCCGACCTGATCGGCTTCGGGCGCTCCGACAAGCCGCTGGCGGTCGCCGACCACTCCTACGCGCGCCACGTCGAGTGGGTCCGCCGCCTGGTGGTCGACCACCTGGCGCTCACCGACGTCACCCTGGTCGGCCAGGACTGGGGCGGGCTGATCGGGCTGCGGCTCGTGGCCGAGCACCCCGACCGCTTCGCCCGCGTCGTGGCCGCCAACACCGGGCTGCCGACCGGCGACGTCGACATGCCGGAGGTCTGGTGGCAGTTCCGGCGGGCCGTGGAGTCGGCGCCGACGCTCGACGTGGGCCGGCTGGTCGCCTCGGGCTGTCGGCACGGGCTCGCCGACGCCGACCGGGCGGCCTACGACGCCCCGTTCCCCGACGAGGCGAGCAAGGCCGGCCCGCGGGCGATGCCGCTCCTGGTGCCGACCCGGCCCGACGACCCGGCCACCGAGGCCAACCGCGCCGCGTGGCGCAGCCTCGGGGAGTGGGACCGGCCGTTCCTGGTGGCCTTCTCCGACTCCGACCCGATCACCGGGGCGATGGCGCCGATCCTGCGCGGGCACGTGCCCGGTGCCGCCCTGCTCGACCACCCCACGCTCCTCGACGCCGGTCACTTCCTGCAGGAGGACGCCGGCAACGAGCTCGGCCGCGTGGTCGCGGCGTTCATGGCCTGA
- a CDS encoding TetR/AcrR family transcriptional regulator: MPDPAPRASLTSKAEQTRATIADAALRLFRRDGYDRTTMRAIAGEAGVAVGNAYYYFGSKEHLIQAFYDSIQVEHAEAAGAVLQRDRGFDVRLRGVLDAWLDVAAPHHEFAAQFFKNAADPDSPLSPFSAESTAARQASTELYRRVVEGSDLKLAPAVRAELPDLLWLLQMGYVLFWVHDRSPQQARTRALVARSVPIVDRLLRLSRLPVVRGVVDDVVALVADLRTD; the protein is encoded by the coding sequence GTGCCGGATCCTGCTCCCCGCGCGTCGCTCACCAGCAAGGCTGAGCAGACCCGCGCCACCATCGCGGACGCCGCGCTGCGGCTGTTCCGTCGCGACGGCTACGACCGCACCACCATGCGCGCCATCGCCGGCGAGGCCGGCGTCGCGGTGGGCAACGCCTACTACTACTTCGGCTCGAAGGAACACCTGATCCAGGCGTTCTACGACAGCATCCAGGTCGAGCACGCCGAGGCGGCCGGCGCCGTCCTCCAGCGCGACCGCGGCTTCGACGTCCGCCTGCGCGGGGTCCTCGACGCCTGGCTCGACGTCGCGGCCCCGCACCACGAGTTCGCGGCCCAGTTCTTCAAGAACGCCGCCGACCCCGACAGCCCGCTGTCGCCGTTCAGCGCCGAGTCCACCGCGGCCCGCCAGGCCAGCACCGAGCTCTACCGGCGGGTCGTGGAGGGCTCCGACCTCAAGCTGGCCCCGGCCGTGCGGGCCGAGCTGCCCGACCTGCTGTGGCTGCTGCAGATGGGCTACGTGCTGTTCTGGGTGCACGACCGGTCGCCCCAGCAGGCGCGCACCCGGGCGCTGGTCGCCCGGTCGGTGCCGATCGTCGACCGGCTGCTGCGACTCTCCCGCCTGCCGGTGGTCCGCGGCGTCGTCGACGACGTCGTCGCCCTGGTCGCCGACCTGCGCACCGACTGA
- a CDS encoding thiol-disulfide oxidoreductase DCC family protein, with protein sequence MRLTVLYDAACPLCSRFRAWLAAQPLLVPVRLVPAGSPEARALFPTLDHARTLAEVTVVGDDGSMWTHERAWVMCLWATGAHRGLAERLARPAWLPLARGAAGTAAGLRHLMAPGGGTGGDYPDDCAGSCSPRVAHQQG encoded by the coding sequence GTGCGCCTCACCGTCCTGTACGACGCCGCGTGCCCGCTCTGCTCCCGGTTCCGGGCGTGGCTGGCCGCGCAGCCCCTGCTCGTGCCGGTGCGACTCGTGCCGGCCGGGTCACCCGAGGCCCGGGCCCTGTTCCCGACGCTCGACCACGCCCGCACGCTCGCGGAGGTCACGGTCGTCGGCGACGACGGGTCCATGTGGACCCACGAGCGGGCGTGGGTGATGTGCCTCTGGGCGACCGGGGCGCACCGAGGGCTCGCCGAGCGGCTGGCCCGCCCGGCCTGGCTCCCGCTCGCGCGCGGTGCCGCGGGTACCGCGGCCGGGCTGCGCCACCTGATGGCGCCGGGCGGCGGCACGGGGGGTGACTACCCTGACGACTGTGCCGGATCCTGCTCCCCGCGCGTCGCTCACCAGCAAGGCTGA
- the trpS gene encoding tryptophan--tRNA ligase: MDRSRRLSLLTPSGRLTLGNYLGALRPMAEQQARADCFYGISDLHALTVAHDPATLRATVAEQAAVMVAVGLDRSTVFVQSRVPAHARLAQLLECVVTTGELGRMIQFRTKGRGVASTRTSLLTYPVLMAADILLYRAEQVPVGEDQRQHVELTRDLAARFNATYGPVFTVPEMTTPPVGARVMDLADPTTKMSKSSTPGSIGILDDPDTIRRKVARAVTDSDVGPDAVRPDRDAKPGITNLLDVLAACGGSAAGITTYGALKAAVTDAVVAELEPVRRRCAELVADRTHVSDVVDRGTARACAVTEPVLAAAAAAIGL, encoded by the coding sequence ATGGATCGATCCCGTCGCCTCTCCCTGCTCACCCCGAGCGGTCGCCTGACCCTCGGCAACTACCTCGGCGCGCTGCGCCCGATGGCCGAGCAGCAGGCTCGGGCCGACTGCTTCTACGGCATCTCGGACCTGCACGCCCTCACCGTCGCCCACGACCCCGCCACCCTGCGGGCCACGGTCGCCGAGCAGGCGGCCGTCATGGTCGCCGTCGGGCTCGACCGGAGCACGGTGTTCGTGCAGAGCCGGGTGCCGGCCCACGCGCGGCTCGCCCAGCTGCTCGAGTGCGTCGTGACGACCGGCGAGCTGGGCCGGATGATCCAGTTCCGGACGAAGGGTCGCGGCGTCGCCTCGACCCGGACCTCGCTGCTCACCTACCCCGTGCTGATGGCCGCCGACATCCTGCTCTACCGGGCCGAGCAGGTGCCGGTCGGCGAGGACCAGCGCCAGCACGTCGAGCTGACGCGCGACCTCGCCGCGCGGTTCAACGCGACCTACGGGCCGGTCTTCACCGTGCCGGAGATGACCACGCCGCCGGTCGGTGCCCGCGTCATGGACCTGGCCGACCCCACCACGAAGATGAGCAAGTCGAGCACCCCCGGCAGCATCGGGATCCTCGACGACCCGGACACCATCCGGCGCAAGGTCGCCCGGGCCGTCACCGACAGCGACGTCGGGCCGGACGCCGTCCGCCCCGACCGCGACGCCAAGCCGGGCATCACCAACCTGCTCGACGTCCTCGCCGCGTGCGGGGGGTCGGCCGCCGGGATCACGACCTACGGAGCGCTCAAGGCCGCCGTGACGGACGCGGTCGTGGCCGAGCTGGAGCCGGTTCGCCGGCGCTGTGCCGAGCTCGTCGCGGACCGGACCCACGTCAGCGACGTCGTCGACCGGGGCACCGCACGAGCGTGCGCCGTGACGGAGCCGGTCCTGGCCGCGGCGGCGGCCGCCATCGGGCTCTGA